In a single window of the bacterium genome:
- a CDS encoding DUF3160 domain-containing protein yields the protein MRASAFFLTFNVGVLMAFSGKLKDMNPLETQKDLSYRLSQESLEKIDSIGFVLLETAEYDIYDLYDGYETSPYTPMFISTDLVLHTMHLLVDRTVRKMEVEELLPKLETLTKSMFEKAKRDYEGFKGQQRDVAARELVYFTVASRLLGDEPLVGLEIKKMADEEVAKIENHEGIRELSFLPGVKEDYSQYVPRGHYTRSEDLKRYFMTMMWYGRLPLHVPKATDGGEKLLAFKTAVLISWNLSGDGKLRDTWSEIYNPTAFFFGSAEDLTPDNVYSAVTKYCSGEKVDELLSDETRLREIAKYLRETYKPKILSEYAESKPGEEPVEVPLSFRFMPQRFVPDSYIFTELVADRVRGYEGEYLGGGQAPFTFGMTEMGPMRVFPRGLDVMSVLGWRPAEEIISAEGDAIYENYPEQLEKMREWHSSLPDEEKASSIYFRWFETFSAYKQAVPPGDVDPDAWARKMLLTALGSWTELRHDAILYAKQSYTAYATGAPPGRDTEPPPPPLKLAVLEESPEVYVIMAECSSLIAGFLSASDESNPIRYTFENFREMLSKLDTLSRKQMFESLSKDEHEWLWSLPARLSGLEYSLGDIPETQADKRMALVADVHTDPNTNKVLEEATGNPARIYIVSNINGKRYVAQGAAFSYYEFKQAISDRLTDEAWQEKLDREEAPAMPDWTLELFSR from the coding sequence ATGCGTGCATCGGCATTTTTTTTAACCTTTAACGTGGGAGTTCTTATGGCTTTTAGCGGAAAACTCAAGGACATGAATCCTCTGGAAACCCAGAAGGATTTATCCTACCGGCTCAGCCAGGAATCGCTCGAAAAAATAGATTCGATCGGCTTCGTGCTTCTTGAGACTGCCGAATACGATATTTATGATCTGTACGACGGCTACGAGACCTCTCCGTACACACCCATGTTCATCTCGACCGACCTCGTTCTCCACACCATGCACCTGCTCGTGGACAGGACCGTCCGCAAGATGGAGGTCGAGGAGCTTCTTCCGAAGCTCGAGACGCTAACCAAGAGCATGTTCGAGAAGGCAAAAAGGGATTATGAGGGTTTTAAGGGTCAGCAAAGGGACGTGGCAGCCCGGGAACTCGTCTATTTTACCGTTGCCTCAAGGCTCCTTGGGGACGAGCCTTTGGTCGGCTTAGAAATAAAAAAGATGGCCGATGAGGAGGTGGCAAAGATTGAAAATCACGAAGGCATAAGGGAACTCTCCTTTCTTCCCGGAGTCAAGGAGGACTACTCCCAGTACGTTCCGCGCGGTCATTACACTCGCTCCGAAGACTTGAAGCGCTACTTTATGACCATGATGTGGTACGGCCGGCTTCCCCTGCACGTCCCGAAGGCTACCGATGGCGGGGAGAAGCTTCTTGCATTCAAGACGGCGGTGCTCATCAGCTGGAACTTGTCCGGCGACGGCAAACTCAGGGATACCTGGTCTGAGATATACAACCCGACAGCCTTCTTCTTCGGCTCCGCCGAGGATTTGACGCCCGACAACGTCTACTCCGCGGTGACAAAATACTGCTCAGGCGAAAAAGTCGATGAACTCTTAAGCGACGAAACCAGACTTCGCGAGATTGCGAAATACCTCAGGGAAACCTACAAGCCAAAGATCCTTTCAGAGTACGCAGAATCGAAGCCCGGTGAGGAGCCTGTAGAAGTCCCTCTATCTTTCCGGTTCATGCCCCAGCGTTTCGTTCCGGATTCCTACATCTTCACCGAACTGGTTGCCGACAGGGTGCGCGGATACGAGGGCGAGTATCTTGGCGGCGGTCAGGCGCCCTTCACCTTCGGCATGACAGAGATGGGACCAATGCGCGTATTCCCGCGGGGACTCGATGTTATGTCCGTTCTGGGCTGGAGACCTGCTGAAGAAATAATCTCCGCTGAAGGCGACGCGATTTACGAAAACTATCCCGAGCAGCTTGAGAAGATGCGAGAATGGCACTCCTCGCTCCCGGATGAGGAGAAGGCGTCGTCAATATACTTCAGGTGGTTCGAGACGTTTTCGGCTTACAAGCAGGCGGTTCCTCCGGGGGACGTAGACCCCGATGCATGGGCGCGCAAGATGCTTTTAACCGCACTCGGCTCATGGACCGAGCTTCGCCACGACGCAATCCTCTACGCAAAACAAAGCTATACCGCCTATGCGACGGGCGCACCTCCCGGTCGTGACACAGAGCCTCCTCCCCCTCCGCTGAAGCTTGCAGTCTTAGAGGAGTCGCCGGAGGTATACGTCATAATGGCTGAATGCTCCAGCCTGATAGCCGGTTTCCTGTCCGCAAGCGATGAATCGAACCCCATCCGCTACACGTTCGAGAATTTTCGAGAGATGCTTTCAAAGCTCGACACCCTTTCGCGCAAGCAGATGTTCGAATCGCTTTCGAAGGATGAGCACGAATGGCTGTGGTCGCTGCCGGCGAGGCTTTCAGGTCTAGAGTACAGTCTTGGCGATATCCCGGAAACCCAAGCGGACAAACGCATGGCGCTTGTCGCGGACGTGCACACCGATCCAAACACGAACAAGGTGCTTGAGGAGGCAACGGGAAATCCGGCAAGGATATACATCGTTTCGAACATCAACGGCAAAAGATATGTCGCTCAGGGCGCGGCATTCTCATATTACGAGTTCAAGCAGGCAATATCTGACCGTTTGACCGATGAAGCATGGCAGGAGAAGCTCGATAGGGAAGAAGCGCCCGCAATGCCCGACTGGACGCTTGAGCTTTTCTCAAGGTAG